Proteins from one Blastocatellia bacterium genomic window:
- a CDS encoding AMP-binding protein, which yields MNFLETIFRQLQESAHHPVLQEVREGRILSVTGAELLALVRTARAYLRRQGVRSGDRCAVLAPNSIRWVALDLALMAEGIIVVPLYTRQALAELVYILKDCSPALLCVEEAALRERIRTLWSEAPPMPLLEEIFAPSAEDAAIPDAPIPRADSEPVTIIYTSGTSGEPKGVVLTIGNVTFMLPHTHERLNRLMGPRRHRERVFHYLPFCFAGSWILLLTCLSRPSTLTLSTDLTRLSEEMQLARPHYFLNVPLLLERMRASIEDQMRQKGRIVRALFERGQAAWFHHFDGAASARDRLWLALCRPLFHAIRRRLGSDLVALICGSAPLRRETQLFFMMLGIPVLQVYGLTETTAICTMDDPLDFVPGYVGRAISGIEMKLADNGEIIVRGPNVFPGYWNRPEATAQAFRDGWFCTGDHGEVDAKGNWRILGRVKHLIVLSSGHNVPPEPLEDLLLRALPDAQHAVVIGHGRPHLVALITGSVTPAQVETALESLNAQLPHYKRIRAYAILPESFTIENGLLTANGKLRREAILARFHSEIERLYATVK from the coding sequence ATGAACTTCCTTGAGACCATCTTCCGTCAGTTGCAGGAATCCGCCCACCATCCCGTCCTTCAGGAAGTGCGAGAGGGACGAATCCTCTCGGTGACGGGCGCGGAGCTTCTCGCCTTGGTTCGCACGGCACGCGCGTACTTGCGCCGCCAGGGAGTGCGCTCGGGCGATCGTTGCGCCGTGCTCGCTCCCAACAGCATCCGATGGGTTGCGCTCGACCTCGCCCTCATGGCCGAGGGAATCATCGTCGTCCCTCTCTACACGCGCCAAGCACTCGCGGAGTTGGTCTACATTTTGAAAGATTGCTCGCCCGCGCTCCTTTGCGTGGAGGAGGCGGCGCTGCGCGAACGAATACGCACCTTGTGGTCGGAAGCACCACCGATGCCATTGCTGGAAGAGATCTTCGCGCCGAGCGCGGAGGATGCGGCGATTCCCGACGCCCCGATCCCACGCGCTGACTCGGAGCCGGTGACGATCATCTACACGTCAGGGACATCGGGTGAGCCCAAAGGCGTTGTCCTCACCATCGGGAACGTCACCTTCATGCTCCCGCACACGCACGAACGGCTCAACCGGCTCATGGGTCCACGACGTCATCGGGAGCGCGTCTTCCATTACCTGCCTTTCTGTTTCGCAGGCTCATGGATTCTGCTCCTGACGTGCTTGTCGCGACCGAGCACGCTGACGCTCTCGACCGATCTCACGCGCCTGAGCGAGGAGATGCAACTGGCTCGCCCCCACTATTTTCTGAATGTCCCGCTTCTTCTGGAGCGAATGCGCGCGAGCATCGAAGATCAGATGCGACAAAAGGGCCGGATCGTCCGTGCGCTCTTCGAGCGGGGCCAAGCCGCTTGGTTTCATCACTTCGACGGCGCAGCCTCGGCTCGCGATCGGCTGTGGCTCGCGCTCTGCCGTCCTCTCTTCCACGCGATTCGGAGACGACTCGGATCCGATCTTGTAGCGCTCATCTGCGGATCAGCTCCGCTTCGCCGCGAGACCCAGCTCTTTTTCATGATGCTTGGGATTCCCGTGCTTCAGGTCTATGGCCTCACCGAGACAACGGCCATCTGTACGATGGACGATCCGCTGGACTTCGTGCCCGGATATGTAGGCCGCGCCATCTCGGGCATCGAGATGAAACTCGCCGATAATGGGGAAATCATCGTTCGGGGTCCCAACGTCTTCCCCGGCTATTGGAATCGCCCGGAAGCCACGGCTCAGGCCTTCCGCGATGGCTGGTTCTGCACCGGGGATCATGGCGAAGTGGATGCGAAGGGAAATTGGAGGATCCTCGGACGGGTCAAGCACCTCATCGTCCTCAGCTCAGGCCACAACGTCCCGCCAGAACCGCTCGAGGACCTGCTCCTTCGCGCCCTTCCTGATGCTCAACACGCCGTCGTCATTGGACATGGACGTCCGCACCTTGTGGCATTGATCACGGGATCCGTCACTCCAGCGCAGGTTGAAACCGCCTTGGAATCACTCAACGCGCAGCTCCCCCACTACAAGCGCATTCGAGCGTACGCGATCCTTCCCGAATCCTTCACGATCGAGAATGGGTTGCTCACGGCTAACGGGAAGCTCCGGCGGGAGGCCATCCTCGCTCGCTTTCATTCGGAGATCGAACGCCTTTATGCGACAGTGAAATGA
- a CDS encoding twin-arginine translocase TatA/TatE family subunit has protein sequence MRPAFVFGNLGLPELLIILFILVLLFGAKRLPELARSLGQSIRAFKEGTAEVKKLEDKAGSPQEGPSSS, from the coding sequence ATGAGACCGGCCTTCGTCTTCGGAAATCTGGGGCTGCCGGAACTGCTCATCATCCTCTTCATCCTCGTCCTGCTCTTTGGAGCCAAGCGGTTGCCGGAGCTGGCGCGAAGCTTGGGCCAGAGCATCCGTGCGTTCAAGGAGGGGACGGCCGAAGTGAAGAAGTTGGAAGATAAAGCGGGCAGCCCTCAAGAGGGACCATCCTCGTCCTGA